The DNA sequence CATGGAATGATGAAAGCACTCGCAAAACGTCAGGTTCTCAAAGCAGTGAAATCCCAGAGCAGGAAGGTATTTATTATGCGAAAATAAAATTTGCTCAAAATGAAATGAGTGGTAAATAAAAATGAAGATGGAAAAGATGATAGATGATATTTTACCGATTATGGATGTAGAGCACGATTGCATCCTATCCAAACAAGGAGATGTAACAGTGGTATTCAAAGCAGAACTGCCCGAAATATTTACTTTGTCGGATCAGGAATACGAAGCGTTCCATCAGGCATGGCTCAAAGCCATAAAGTTACTTCCAAAATTTAGCGTGTTTCACAAGCAGGATTGGTTTATAGACAGTAAGTTTGAGCCGGATTTTACAAGTGAAGACTCTAGTTTTCTGACCCGCAGCAGTGAGCGATTTTTTAATGAACGACCATTTCTGGATCATTCGTGTTATATTTTCCTGACCAAAAAACCCGCAGGCAGAAAAACGTCCAGTTCCTTATTTTCTAATTTAATTAGGAACTCAATTGTTCCGGAAGAAACACTGAAGGCACAAGTACGCCAAGAATTTGTTGATAGTACTGGACAATTCAGACGCATATTGGAAGACAGTGGTTTTGTAAAGCTCACCCGTCTTGGTAATGAGGATCTTCGAAGCCACAGCAGAAAAATTGGGATTATAGAGCGTTATTGTTTTCTTTCTGAAAAGGAAAACTCATTTATTTTTAAGGACATTGCTTTTGATGACGGTTTGCAGGTCGGCGACAAGCATTGCCAGATTTATACTTTGGGAGATGCAGCTGATCTGCCCGCCTTATGTGGTTCCCGAATTAATTATGACCGCTATTCCACCGATAAAACCAAATTCAGTATTGGATTTGCTTCAACTTTGGGTCAATTGTTATCCTGTAACCACATTTATAACCAGTACATTTTCATAGAGGATTTTCAAAAAACTTTGCAAAAACTTGAAAGTAAAAGACTACGATTACAGTCCTTATCAGCCTATAGCAGGGAGAATTTGATTGCCCGTGATGCCACTAATGATTTCCTTAACGAGGCTATTAGCCAGCAGAGACTGCCAGTCAAAGCACATTTTAATGTATTGATTTGGACGGACAATAAAGAAGAACTCAAAGATTTAAAGAACAAGGTGTCTTCCGCCTTAGCTCAGATGGATGCAGCTGCTAAACAAGAGACAGTGGGCGCTGCACAGATTTTCTGGGCAGGAATTCCCGGTAATTCTGCAGATTTCCCAATGAATGACACTTTTGATACGTTTACGGAACAAGCAACCTGTTTTTTGAATCTGGAAACAGGTTACCGCTCTTCCATGAGTCCAATTGGAATTCGATTGGGAGATCGCTTGACTGGAAAACCTGTTCATGTGGATATTAGTGATGAGCCAGTTAATATGGGTATTTGTACCAATCGGAACAAATTTATACTGGGCCCATCTGGAAGCGGAAAGTCCTTTTTTACCAACCATATGGTCAGAAGTTACTATGAGCAGGGAACGCATATTGTACTTGTTGACGTAGGACATAGCTACAAGGGACTGTGTGATATGGTTAATGGGTATTACTTTACTTATGATGAAAAAAATCCAATCCGATTCAATCCATTTTATATCAGCGAAGGTGATATACTCGATACCGAGAAAAAAGAAAGTATTAAAACATTACTCCTGGCACTCTGGAAAAAAGACAATGAAACCTTCAATCGAAGTGAGTATGTAGCACTGTCCAATGCGCTTCAATTGTATTATGAAAAGTTAGATAGCAATTCTGAGTTATTTCCCTGTTTTGACACTTTTTATGAATTTCTGAAGAATGATTTTGTAACCATTTTGGAGGGCGACAAGGTAAAGGAAAAGGATTTTGATGTGAATAATTTCCTTTATGTGCTTCGTCCTTACTACAAAGGAGGTGAATTTGATTACCTCTTAAATGCTACTGAGAATCTGGATCTATTAAAAGAACGCTTTATTGTTTTTGAACTCGATAACATCAAAGACCATCCGATACTCTTTCCCGTGGTAACTATCATCATCATGGAAGTCTTCATCAGTAAGATGCGTAAACTCAAAGGAGTCCGTAAAATGATCCTGATTGAAGAAGCTTGGAAAGCCATTGCCAAGGAAGGTATGTCGGAATACATAAAGTATTTGTTTAAGACCGTGCGTAAATTCTTTGGTGAAGCCATAGTAGTGACTCAGGAAGTCGAAGATATTATATCCTCGCCAGTGGTCAAGCAGGCTATCATTAATAACAGTGACTGCAAGATATTGCTGGACCAGAGCAAGTACCAAAATAAGTTTGAGCAAATCCAGGAGCTGCTTGGACTTACCGACAAAGAAAAAGCACTCGTACTCTCGGTAAACAAAGCCAATGATCCTAATAAGAAATACAAAGAAGTATTCATCTCACTTGGAGGCATGCAGTCGAAAGTATACCGCACAGAGGTATCCCTTGAGGAATATTACGCCTACACAACCGAAGAAACTGAAAAAGTAAAAGTACAGGCGTATGCTAAGAAATTTGATGGTGATATCAGAAAAGGGATTGCAGCACTTGCCAATGACTTAAGAGCATAAAAAAATTATGAAAACTAAACTACACTACTTATGAAAACAAAGAAGAAAATCATGATTTGCCTGTTGTGCTTTTTACTGATCAGCACTCCGGCAAGACCGACAACAGTTGCAGCAATACCGATTTTAGAAATCGTAAAAGCGGTTGCCAAAAAGGTAATTAAGGCTATTGACCTAAGGATTCAAAAACTGCAAAACAAAACGATCTGGCTTCAGAATGCACAGAAAAAAATCGAAAATATCTTATCCAAACTAAAATTGGATGAGATATCCGAATGGACACAAAAACAAAAAGAGCTCTATAGGAATTATTACGAGGAACTGGCAAAAGTCAAATCTATCATTACCTATTACCAGCGTATCAAGGACATCAGTAAAAAGCAGGTTCGTTTGGTTGATGAATATGAAAGAGTTTGGAGCTTGTTTCAAAAGGATGCTCATTTTAATGCAAGTGAACTCAATTATATGCAAAGTGTGTACTCGGGAATATTAGATGAAAGCCTGAAAAATATCGATCAGATTTTCCTGGTCTTGGATTCTTTTACTACTCAGATGAGTGATGCCAAAAGACTAGAAATTATAAACAGTGCTGCAGATCAGATTGATGCCAATTATGATGACTTGACACTATTCAATAGACAAAACATACTGCTGAGTCTTCAAAGAGCCAAAACAGAGCATGATGTCAAATCCATCAAACAATTTTACGGAATTCCGTAAACAATCTAAAAAATCATGAAAAAGATATTTTTACTAGTGCTTATTACTGCGCTCACTACAGGGCATCTTCAGGCCCAAGCCAAACAGCAAAGGATGCTTTTACAGCAAATTGCAGCCCTGCAAGTGTATATCGGATATGCTCAAAAAGGCTATTCCATAGTCAAAAAAGGGCTCAACACCATAGGAGATTTCAAACGCGGAGAATTTAATCTTCATAAAGATTACCTGAGTTCCTTAAAGGCGGTCAATCCCAAAATAAAAAAGTATGCAAGGGTAACGGAAATTATAGCCCTCCAGATTAAAATCATGAAAAGCTATAAAGGCTTTTATCAGCAAATTCGGCAGGATGATTTGTTTCATGGAGATGAAATCGATTATATCAAAAGGGTATTTGAACGATTAATCAAAAATTGTGATACCAATTTGGATGAGCTTTTAACAATCATCATGGACGGACAACTCGAAATGAAAGATGATGAGAGAGTGAAACGCATTGATATGATCTACCAGAGTATGCTTGATAATTATACTTTTTGTGAGAGTTTCAGTAATCAAACTAAAGTCCTGGCTGTATCAAAAGCAAACGAATTAAAAGACGCTAAAAACAGCCGTATCCTAAACGGCATAAATACTGATTTGCCATGAAAAAATTACTGATTATAGGAACTGTATTTATTCTTTTTTTATTTCCGTCTAAAGTAACAGCCCAAAAACAGGAAATCCAACAGTTGATTTTGAACATAGAGAAATTGGCCCAGTTCAAACAGATTCTAAAGGATATGAAAAAAGGATATGAAATACTTAGCGGCGGTTATAATACAGTGAAGGATTTGTCAGAGGGAAATTTCAGCCTTCATGAAACATTTTTGGATGCACTGATGCAGGTTAGTCCAACAGTTAAGAATTACAAGCGTATAGGAGATATTGTTAATTATCAGGTGCTGCTGGTAAAAGAATATAAGTCTGCTTTTAACCGCTTTAGGGATAGTAAAAATTTTAATCCTGAAGAAATCGCCTATCTCGAAAGAGTGTATGATAATCTTTTTAAGCAAAGTCTTAGAAATCTTGATGAATTGACTTCGGTGATTACCGCTAATAAAATGCGAATGTCAGATGATGAAAGGCTGACCTCTATTGACAAAATATATACAGATATGCAGGACAAACTTTTGTTCCTGAGAAACTTCAACAACAATACGGCTGTACTGGGTTTGCAACGTGCCAAAGAGCGTAATGATACTCAGGCAATGCGCAATATTTATAAGTTAAATAACTAAATATCCACTCTCATGATAAAGATAAATAAGCAAATAATACTTGTTCTTCTTGCAATGATATTGCCATTTACGATACAGGCACAAGGAATTGCAGACGACATGAATGGTCTGCATAGTGTATTGGAACAATTGTATGATGAAATGATGCCTTTGTGCAGTAATCTCATTGGCGTCGGTCAAGGTCTTGCCGGTTTTGCAGCGATGTGGTATATCGCCTCAAGAGTCTGGAGGCATATTGCGAGTGCTGAACCCATAGATTTCTATCCGCTCTTTCGTCCTTTTGTTATCGGGTTTTGCATTATGATTTTCCCCTCTGTCCTGTATATGATTAATGGTGTCATGAAACCTACTGTTACCGCAACTGCTGCAATGGTAGAGGGATCGAATAAAGCGATTGAAAGACTGCTTAAAGAAAAAGAAGAGGCGCTCAAAGAAACAGATCCCTGGAAAATGTATGTGGGTTCGACAGGAAGCGGCGATCAGGACAAATGGTACCGCTATACCCATGATGATGCAGATCCAAGTGGTCAGGGAATGCTGGACGGTATTGGGAATGACATCAAATTTGCGATGAGCAAAGCCTCTTATAATTTTCGCAATTCAGTAAAAGAATTGATGAGCGAGGTACTGCGTGTATTATTTGAATCTGCTTCCCTATGCATCGATACGCTGAGAACTTTTCAATTGGTGGTACTTTCTATTTTAGGTCCAATCGTTTTTGGCATTTCGGTCTTCGATGGTTTCCAACACACCCTTACCGTCTGGCTGGCACGTTACATAAATATCTATCTGTGGCTCCCTGTGGCTAATATATTTGGAAGTATTATCGGAAAAATTCAGGAGAATATGCTCAAAATTGATATCGCACAAGCGGGTGAATACGGTAATACTTTCTTTAGCAGGACTGATATTGCCTATCTGGTCTTTATGATTATTGGAATTATAGGTTATTTCACTGTCCCTTCTGTTGCCAATTACATTGTTCATGCCGGAGGCGGTGGAGCACTCGGACAAAAAGTAACCAGTATGTTTAGTAATTCTACAACTTCCCTTGTCAATACTACATCTCAAGGAACTACAATGGCCGCAGATGCAATGGGGAATGCTGCCGGTCGTATGTATCAAAGCATGTCTGATTCCGGTAATTCTGCTCCTTACTTCAAGGACAAGGATAATTATATGGCCGATAAATTAAAAGGTAAATCTTAACCCTAAATTCAAAGTTTATGTTTAGCAAAATGAAAAATATTGATACTGCTTTTCGGCATGTTCGCGGATTTACCATTCTGGTCATTACAGGCTGCATTTTAATTAGCTGCTTTTCACTTTATAAGAGTTTCTCGCTGGTGTCTCAAATGCAAAATAAGGTTTATATACTGGCTAATGGAAAAGCACTTGAAGCCTACGCTTCAGACCGAAAAGATAATATTCCAGTCGAAGCTAGAGATCATGTAAAAACGTTCCATAAGCTGTTTTTTACACTTGACCCGGATGACAAAGTCATTAAAAGCAATGTAACAAAGGCTCTTTATCTGGCCGATGACAGTGCCAAACGGGTCTATGACGATTTAAAGGAAAACGGCTATTACTCCGGAATTATATCAGGGAATGTCAGCCAGACGATACAGATTGACAGTGTGACTATTGACCTTAACAACTATCCGTATGGATTCCGGTGTTATGCTACTCAAAATATCATCCGCACCACCAGCATTGCCCATCGAAACCTGATAACTGAAGGCAACCTTCGTAATGTATCTCGAAGCGACAACAATCCGCATGGCTTTTTAATCGAGCGATGGAATACTATTGAGAATCGCGATATAAGTACTGAAAACAGAAAATAATAAAGCTGTACATCATGAAACTCTTTTTTAAACGAATTAGCAAAAAAAGCGATGTTCTTGCAACTGCTAAAAATAATCTATGCCAAAAGTTTGACCAGGCTAATCTGCGATTGCAGTATAAATGCGCCAATTGGCTTGAACGTAAAACAGCTCATTTTACACGTCTTAACTGGATTGTGATTCTGTTGTGTTTTACAGTATTTACAACTGGCTGCAGTATATGCCTGATTGTTAATAGTTTTTCAGGTAATAAAAATAGAAATATAACATTAACTCCGATTACCAAATCAACCAATCTGTTACCCACAAAAGAAAAGCCTCTTGAACTCAATACAATTATCAGCGAAACTGAATTTGAAAAAATCACAAGTTTTCGGAGGTATATGGATAGTCTGGGGCGCAGTCCGACAGGAAAAAGAACGCATGACAGTATTGTGTTACACCGTCCTGGACTTCTGGACAGTCTAACAATAATAGAAAATTATTATTACTCACATCTTAAAAATTAATATCATGGAACAAAACACAAAATCATTAAAGGCCTTAAAACATCGTAAGATGCTCTTGGTACTGCCAATATTGGCTTTACCATTTCTAACTGCCATATTTTGGGCATTGGGAGGTGGAAAAATGGATGCTGCCAACTCAGCAGCACCACATCAAAAAGGTTTTAATCTAAAACTTCCCAATGCGAACCTGAAAGAAGGAATTCCGCTCGATAAAATGAATTATTACGATATGGCTGCTCTTGATTCAGCAAAGCTTGATGAACTTATTAAAAAAGATCCTAATTATTTGAGCCAATCCTTTCAGATCGATTCCACCGAAGACAGCAGTGCTGTTACCTATAGAAAAGAGCCAAATGGCTTAAATAAGTCCGTTTATCGTGATCCAAACGAAGAAAAAGTACATCAAAAATTGGAAGCACTGCAAAAAGCAATCAATACACCTGTGTCAATTCCGGAGCAAAATAAAGATTATGTAAAAATTGCAAAATCGAATGAAACCTCGCTGCATTCCAATGATGTGGACAGGTTCGAACAAATGATGCAGTCTATGAATCAAGAGCAGGAAAGTCAGGATCCGGAACTGCAGCAACTCGGCGGAATGCTGGAGAGTATTTTGGATATCCAGCATCCGGGCAGGGTACAGGAAAAATTGAAAAAAGCGTCTGAGGCTCAGCGCGGACAAGTCTTCGCTATCTCAACGGGAGAAAAAGAAAATCCTGTTTCTTCTTTACAAAACAAAACATTGAACAGTTCTGAGTACAAACAGAATGGTTTTTACTCTTTAGACGAACTCGAAAATGATGATTTAATGCAGAATGCTGTAGAAGCCATTATTCATGAAACACAAACAGTTGTAAATGGCTCCACAGTTAAGTTCCGACTCATGAATGACATCTTTATAAACGGTATTAAAATTCCAAAAGACAATTTTTTGTTTGGAACCGCTTCATTAAAAGGAGAACGATTAACTATCAATATTAGCAGTATCAGATACAACAACTCCCTATTCCCAGTGGACTTGTCTGTTTACGATATGGATGGACTTATTGGAATATACATCCCGGGAGCCATTAATCGTGATGTCGCCAAAGCTTCCGCTGATCGCTCCATGCAAACTTTGGGAGTTGCATCGCTGGACGATTCCTGGGGAGCTCAGGCAGCGGGAGCAGGAATTGAAGCTGCAAAAAGTCTTTTAAGCAAAAAAGTAAAACTGGTTAAAGTAGTGGTAAAAGCAGGGTATAAAGTACTACTGCGTGATGAAAAACAGAAACAAAAAGATTCCAATTAAAAACTAAAAATGATAGAGATGAAAAATTTTAAACTATTGGTGATGGGGCATCTGTTATTTATGACCATCGGTGTATTGGCACAGCAAACAAGTAAAAACCGTTTATTCCAAACAGAATCAGACTCCTTAATGATAGCCTATTCAAAAACGACCAATATTGTATTTCCTTTTGCCATAAAAAGTGTCGACAAGGGAAGTACCGATATATTGGTACAAAAAGCAAAAGGTCTTGAAAATATCCTTCAGGTTAAGGCAGCCCAAAGGGGATTTTTTCAGACCAATCTTACGGTGGTGACTGCAGATGGTAAACTTTATTCTTTCGTGTTGGGCTATGATGAAGATTTCCCTCAGCTGAATCTTACCCTTAATAAAACTAAGCCTGATGGACAGGAAATTTATTTTTCAGATGAAATTATTAATGATCAGGATATTGAGGAATATTCAAAGTTAGCGCTATACGACAAAAAAAAGCTGCGAGGTCAAAAGGAAAGTAAATACGATATTGATTTTAGGCTCAACGGAATTTTTATTCGTGACGAAGTTATGTATTACAGGATAAAGATAACCAACAATTCTAAAATCAATTATGAGATCGATCAGCTTCGTTTTTTTATTCGCGACACTAAAAAAATAAAACGCACAGCTTCACAGGAAATTGAAATTACACCAATTTATATCCTGAATGATATTGATAAAATTGAAGCAGAAGCAGAAAACATCTTTGTATTTGCACTGCCAAAATTTACAATTCCGGAAAAAAAATATTTAGCCATACAACTCATGGAGAAAAATGGCGGCAGACATTTAGAAAAACATGTCAAGAATACAAAACTGGTACAGGTGACTGTACTTCCTAAACTTTAAGCTATATAATAATTTAAAAAATTGAATCATGAACGAGAAAAATTTTGAATACTTAAGAGATCAGATTAAGTATACCGGTTTCGGTGAAGCACTGGAATCTCAATTAAAGGAAAAAATGCAGAAAGAAGAACCTGATTTCACTTTGACGCATAACACGCAATATGGTAATGATACCGCTACAGCGACGTTAAATTTTAAAAAATCCGATCAAAGCGACATTTACTTTTTTAATTCTTATAAAGTAGAATTGCAAAAAGAAAATTCTAAAGAGGCATTGGAGCAAACCTTTTACATCAATAAGGGCAGCAACATAACCATGAAAGAAGCTTACAATCTTATGGAAGGCAGATCGGTAAATAAAGATCTCACCAGTAAAGAGGGCGAAGTTTACAATTCTTGGGTTCAAATGGACTTCAAACAATCCGAAACTAATGGAAACTTTAAACTAAACCATTACCATCAGAATTACGGTTATGATTTAGAAGCAGCACTCTCCAAACATCCAATTAAAGAACTGGAAACTCCAAAATACAAAGAAGACTTGATTAATTCTTTGAAAAAGGGAAATCTGCAATCCGCTACTTTCCAAAAAGAAGGTAATGAGATCAAGCAGTATATTGAAGCCAGCCCGCAATTCAAGACAATTAATGTGTATGACAGTAATTTGCAGCGCATTGATAATCGTAAGTCCAAAGAAGAAAAGCAATCTGAAACCCAGCAAGTTTCTGAAAAGCAAGGCAGTAAAAAGCAAAACCAAACTGCTGATGACGATGGTCCAGAAGTGCCAAAGGAAGCTAAGAAAAAAAAGAAAAGTCAATCCATGTAATCAGTAATCATGAACGAACAACTTCCCATTAACAGAGTAGAGATGGAATTAAACCAGTGGCGCTCCAGGGAAGAGCGCTTTAGTAAACTGTTTAATTTCAGTCTTTCCAATAATAGGTCATTGATTAAAGAAAAACTGCATCATTACGAGCGTATTGGAACAAAGTATAAGGGGACAAAAAATATTGAGGAGCGTTTTGCTTTGCAGATGCTCAAGCAGGAAAAGAACAAGATTCTAAAACAGCTTTATCCCAATTTATTAGTTCGTCTTGTTCGTAAACTGTTTGTTGCGCCACTCATAGACCAAATTGCGGTACGCAAGGATGTAAAAGAGCAGGAAAAAAACAACCAATCGCTGTACGATCAGGTACAGCGAATTGGTTTTAAAGATTTGTCAAGTCAAATTGATCAGCAAATTAAACAGGGTCATGAGCAGTTCACTATTCCGGTCTCCTATTACGTCAACGAAAAGGAGCGATTGGATCATGAGTTGTCTTTTATTAAAAATCAGAGCGGACAGTATCAATTTGAAGGATATAAAACCACTTTGCAAAATGAATCAAAGCCTGATGAAGTGAGAAGCCAATATTTTAAAGTACAACAGGGAAATTTTATTGATACAACACAGGCATATAATTTATTAGCGGGACGTTCCATTCAGAAGGAAAAATCCTGGATTCAACTGGATCTTAATGATAAAGACGCAAGCGGCAATCACCACATAAAAGAATTTCATTCGGGGTATGGTTATGATCTTGAAAAAGCCTTACAGCAACTTCCTTTAAAGGAATTATCAAATAAAACTCAAGCCGATAAATTAAAGGATAATTTAAAACAAGGAAATCGGCTGCCTGTAACCTTGATTAAAAATGGAGATGAACATCGGTTTTATATTGAAGCTAATCCTCAGTTTAAATCGGTAAACATTTACGATCAGCACTCAAGAAAAATAACACTTTCAACTGCATTGGGTAACAGAACAATAGAAACTTTAAAACAAATTCAAAAAACGAGTGAGAGCAAGCAGGAAAACCATTCGAAAAAGAATAATATGCGTATTAGCTGATAAACTGTGATATAATGAAAACATTAAAACCTCTATCTGATTTCTTTAAGGCAATAGAGAAAGATCATCGTATCAGTATTACGCATATTGGTATTTATGCCGCATTGCTTCAATTTAGGACCGAAAAGGGTTTTGTTAACCCTATAGAGGTCTATAGGAATGAAATCATGAAATTAGCCAAGATAACCGGACCTGTAACATACCATAAATGCATGCGTGAACTAAACGAGTATGGCTATATTAGTTATCTGCCAAAGAGAAATAGAAACCAGAGAAGTACGATTTATTTCAATTCTTAGTGATATTGATAAAGAAATAAAATTGCAAAAAAGTTTATGTTATGAAGAAGTTTGTTGTTGAAGAACTTCCCGACGCGGTTTCAAAATTGTATGGGAAGATGAAAGGAATAGAAAGGTTTTTAGAAAAAAATAAAACTTACCTTAGTAAAAGAAATTCGTCATTTAATGCCTTAGCAAAAGAGAAGTGCAGTTCTAATTTCAACAAGAGCGATTTGGCACAACTTTTTTATATTCTTATGGATGAGAAAATTTTATTTTTTGATGATCGAAATCAAAAGTGCAATAGAAGTAAAATTCAGTTTTTTATAGAAAATAATTTTACATATATAGGAGATTCAGGATTTCAAACAAACATAGATACAATAAGTAAACAGTTTTCGGAGTCAAAAGGATTTACCTATAAAGAAAAGCAAATAAGATTTCTTGATAATATTATTGATCTACTTGAAAAACGGAGAGAAAAATTAATTTGCTGGTAATTTGTATCATTTTAAAAACTAAAAATTAACTATTATGTCTAAAGAAGGTAATAAAACTAAAATGTCTTATATAGTAGCAATCAAACAATTGCTAGATCCTTTATATGCCAGACTGGAAAAAATAGATTTAAAAATAAAAGGAAACAATACAAAAGACAGCTTACGATATTATAGAAATGAAGATTTAAAGAAAATATTTGGACTTTCAAATAATACAATCATCAAATACCGTCAAACGGGTATACTTCCTTACACTAAGCTAGGGGATATTTACTTGTATGAATCAAGCAAAATAGAAAAAATACTTAGCGAAAACGAGCCGTGATTATTATTGATTGTATATCTGCAAACAAAATAATATACTACTTCAACACAAAGGCAAAAGGATTCAATTGTGAATTCTTTTGCCTTTTTTAATATTGGTCAGTCTTTAACTGGCTAATTGTTTAAGTGTACTTTTGTTTTAATTTTGACATATCTTCCATAATATTTATATCCAGTACCTTAGCATAATGCTGCGTCTGTTTAATATTAGTATGTCCCATCATTGCCGAAACATTCTCTATTCTTACTCCATTTCCTAAAGTCACCGTAGTTGCAAATGTATGTCTTGCCACATACCAAGTGAGGTGTTTGTCGATACCGCACAAATCAGCAATTTCCTTAAGATAAGCATTCATTTTTTGATTTGATAACTTTGGGATCAGTCCAATTTGCATGTTTCTGTATTTATTAATAATCGCCAAGGTGGGAGGAAGAATAGGGACGTTTGCTCTAATTGTTGTTTTTGCTCTATTGGTTATAATCCACAGATTATCCTTTCCATCCGAAGATATATTATTGGATGTAAGATTGGCGGCATCTACCGGTGCATAACCAGTGTAGCAGCTAAAGAGAAAAACATCTTTAACCTTTTCGAGACGTTTTACTGAAAATTTCTTGTTTTCAATTAAGTTTAATTCTTCCTGAGTAAGAAATACAGCATCGGTGATATGCAGTTTACCATCATAAACATTAAAAGGATCTTTGTCTATTATTCCCATTCTGATGCTGTATTTACACGCTGTCTTGTACATTCTCATATACTTGACTACCGAGTTATTTTGAATGCCTGTTTTGCCTTTAAAGTTGCTGTCATATTTGAGAAATGCCTCAAGATTGTAAACAAAGGCACTATTCACTTCCGGCAAAGAAATATCTTGTATTCCATACTGTTTTGTCATAAATGTGATAAGCAAATCTTTTGCACGTTCATATTTCTGGTAGGAAGCCTTTGATCGCTCTTGGGCATCGACCTTTCTTTTAAAGAACTCATTA is a window from the Flavobacterium cupriresistens genome containing:
- a CDS encoding TraG family conjugative transposon ATPase, which produces MEKMIDDILPIMDVEHDCILSKQGDVTVVFKAELPEIFTLSDQEYEAFHQAWLKAIKLLPKFSVFHKQDWFIDSKFEPDFTSEDSSFLTRSSERFFNERPFLDHSCYIFLTKKPAGRKTSSSLFSNLIRNSIVPEETLKAQVRQEFVDSTGQFRRILEDSGFVKLTRLGNEDLRSHSRKIGIIERYCFLSEKENSFIFKDIAFDDGLQVGDKHCQIYTLGDAADLPALCGSRINYDRYSTDKTKFSIGFASTLGQLLSCNHIYNQYIFIEDFQKTLQKLESKRLRLQSLSAYSRENLIARDATNDFLNEAISQQRLPVKAHFNVLIWTDNKEELKDLKNKVSSALAQMDAAAKQETVGAAQIFWAGIPGNSADFPMNDTFDTFTEQATCFLNLETGYRSSMSPIGIRLGDRLTGKPVHVDISDEPVNMGICTNRNKFILGPSGSGKSFFTNHMVRSYYEQGTHIVLVDVGHSYKGLCDMVNGYYFTYDEKNPIRFNPFYISEGDILDTEKKESIKTLLLALWKKDNETFNRSEYVALSNALQLYYEKLDSNSELFPCFDTFYEFLKNDFVTILEGDKVKEKDFDVNNFLYVLRPYYKGGEFDYLLNATENLDLLKERFIVFELDNIKDHPILFPVVTIIIMEVFISKMRKLKGVRKMILIEEAWKAIAKEGMSEYIKYLFKTVRKFFGEAIVVTQEVEDIISSPVVKQAIINNSDCKILLDQSKYQNKFEQIQELLGLTDKEKALVLSVNKANDPNKKYKEVFISLGGMQSKVYRTEVSLEEYYAYTTEETEKVKVQAYAKKFDGDIRKGIAALANDLRA
- a CDS encoding conjugal transfer protein TraI: MKTKKKIMICLLCFLLISTPARPTTVAAIPILEIVKAVAKKVIKAIDLRIQKLQNKTIWLQNAQKKIENILSKLKLDEISEWTQKQKELYRNYYEELAKVKSIITYYQRIKDISKKQVRLVDEYERVWSLFQKDAHFNASELNYMQSVYSGILDESLKNIDQIFLVLDSFTTQMSDAKRLEIINSAADQIDANYDDLTLFNRQNILLSLQRAKTEHDVKSIKQFYGIP
- a CDS encoding TerB family tellurite resistance protein, giving the protein MKKLLIIGTVFILFLFPSKVTAQKQEIQQLILNIEKLAQFKQILKDMKKGYEILSGGYNTVKDLSEGNFSLHETFLDALMQVSPTVKNYKRIGDIVNYQVLLVKEYKSAFNRFRDSKNFNPEEIAYLERVYDNLFKQSLRNLDELTSVITANKMRMSDDERLTSIDKIYTDMQDKLLFLRNFNNNTAVLGLQRAKERNDTQAMRNIYKLNN
- the traJ gene encoding conjugative transposon protein TraJ, whose product is MIKINKQIILVLLAMILPFTIQAQGIADDMNGLHSVLEQLYDEMMPLCSNLIGVGQGLAGFAAMWYIASRVWRHIASAEPIDFYPLFRPFVIGFCIMIFPSVLYMINGVMKPTVTATAAMVEGSNKAIERLLKEKEEALKETDPWKMYVGSTGSGDQDKWYRYTHDDADPSGQGMLDGIGNDIKFAMSKASYNFRNSVKELMSEVLRVLFESASLCIDTLRTFQLVVLSILGPIVFGISVFDGFQHTLTVWLARYINIYLWLPVANIFGSIIGKIQENMLKIDIAQAGEYGNTFFSRTDIAYLVFMIIGIIGYFTVPSVANYIVHAGGGGALGQKVTSMFSNSTTSLVNTTSQGTTMAADAMGNAAGRMYQSMSDSGNSAPYFKDKDNYMADKLKGKS
- the traK gene encoding conjugative transposon protein TraK translates to MKNIDTAFRHVRGFTILVITGCILISCFSLYKSFSLVSQMQNKVYILANGKALEAYASDRKDNIPVEARDHVKTFHKLFFTLDPDDKVIKSNVTKALYLADDSAKRVYDDLKENGYYSGIISGNVSQTIQIDSVTIDLNNYPYGFRCYATQNIIRTTSIAHRNLITEGNLRNVSRSDNNPHGFLIERWNTIENRDISTENRK
- the traM gene encoding conjugative transposon protein TraM encodes the protein MEQNTKSLKALKHRKMLLVLPILALPFLTAIFWALGGGKMDAANSAAPHQKGFNLKLPNANLKEGIPLDKMNYYDMAALDSAKLDELIKKDPNYLSQSFQIDSTEDSSAVTYRKEPNGLNKSVYRDPNEEKVHQKLEALQKAINTPVSIPEQNKDYVKIAKSNETSLHSNDVDRFEQMMQSMNQEQESQDPELQQLGGMLESILDIQHPGRVQEKLKKASEAQRGQVFAISTGEKENPVSSLQNKTLNSSEYKQNGFYSLDELENDDLMQNAVEAIIHETQTVVNGSTVKFRLMNDIFINGIKIPKDNFLFGTASLKGERLTINISSIRYNNSLFPVDLSVYDMDGLIGIYIPGAINRDVAKASADRSMQTLGVASLDDSWGAQAAGAGIEAAKSLLSKKVKLVKVVVKAGYKVLLRDEKQKQKDSN
- the traN gene encoding conjugative transposon protein TraN; the protein is MKNFKLLVMGHLLFMTIGVLAQQTSKNRLFQTESDSLMIAYSKTTNIVFPFAIKSVDKGSTDILVQKAKGLENILQVKAAQRGFFQTNLTVVTADGKLYSFVLGYDEDFPQLNLTLNKTKPDGQEIYFSDEIINDQDIEEYSKLALYDKKKLRGQKESKYDIDFRLNGIFIRDEVMYYRIKITNNSKINYEIDQLRFFIRDTKKIKRTASQEIEITPIYILNDIDKIEAEAENIFVFALPKFTIPEKKYLAIQLMEKNGGRHLEKHVKNTKLVQVTVLPKL